The following proteins are encoded in a genomic region of Actinomadura sp. NAK00032:
- a CDS encoding glycoside hydrolase family 15 protein, with protein MALRIEDYGLLGDTQTAALVGKDGSIDWLCLPRFDSPACFAALLGDERAGFWRLAPASGGLCTRRRYRDDTLILESEWDTPEGTVRVIDFMPPRGEAADIVRIVEGVSGRVPMRAELRLRFDYGRIVPWVRHREGERNAIAGPDAAWLNTPVPMEGRNLATYADFAVSAGERVPFVLTYKPSHLPRPKAVEAERALTDTELFWSDWMGEYSYEGRWDAAVRRSLITLKALTYAPTGGIVAAATTSLPEQLGGPRNWDYRFCWLRDATFTLQALLGTGFVAEAKAWREWLLRAVAGDPADLQIMYGIDGTRRLTEFELDWLPGYEGSTPVRVGNAASDQFQLDTWGEVLEGLHLARTTRIETDENAWDMQLALMDFLEGHWSDPDNSLWEVRGERRHFVHSKVLAWAGVDRMVQGVERYGLEGPVDKWKALREEIHADVCANGFDADRGTFTQFYGSHGLDAALLLIPQVGFLPWDDPRVIGTVDGVQRELYRDGFVLRYDTAADGGGVDGLPGDEGAFLACTFWLADALHGIGRTGQATDLFERLLGLRNDLGLLSEEYDTRAGRQIGNTPQAYSHVGLVNTARRLSGADGRRS; from the coding sequence TTGGCACTGAGAATCGAGGACTACGGGCTGCTGGGCGACACCCAGACGGCGGCGCTGGTCGGCAAGGACGGGTCGATCGACTGGCTGTGCCTGCCCCGGTTCGACTCCCCGGCGTGCTTCGCCGCCCTGCTGGGCGACGAGCGGGCCGGGTTCTGGCGGCTCGCGCCCGCGTCCGGCGGCCTGTGCACGCGGCGCCGCTACCGGGACGACACGCTGATCCTGGAGAGCGAGTGGGACACCCCGGAGGGCACCGTCCGGGTCATCGACTTCATGCCGCCGCGCGGCGAGGCCGCCGACATCGTCCGGATCGTGGAGGGCGTGAGCGGGCGGGTCCCGATGCGGGCGGAGCTGCGGCTGCGCTTCGACTACGGGCGGATCGTCCCGTGGGTGCGGCACCGCGAGGGCGAGCGCAACGCGATCGCGGGCCCGGACGCGGCGTGGCTGAACACGCCCGTCCCGATGGAGGGGCGCAACCTCGCCACCTACGCCGACTTCGCGGTGTCGGCGGGCGAGCGGGTGCCGTTCGTGCTGACCTACAAGCCGTCGCACCTGCCGCGCCCGAAGGCGGTCGAGGCCGAGCGGGCGCTCACCGACACCGAGCTGTTCTGGTCGGACTGGATGGGCGAGTACTCCTACGAGGGGCGCTGGGACGCGGCGGTCCGCCGCTCGCTGATCACGCTGAAGGCGCTCACCTACGCGCCGACCGGCGGCATCGTCGCCGCGGCGACCACGTCCCTGCCGGAGCAGCTCGGCGGGCCGCGCAACTGGGACTACCGGTTCTGCTGGCTGCGCGACGCGACGTTCACGCTGCAGGCGCTGCTCGGCACCGGGTTCGTCGCGGAGGCCAAGGCGTGGCGGGAGTGGCTGCTGCGCGCGGTCGCCGGCGACCCCGCCGACCTGCAGATCATGTACGGCATCGACGGGACGCGGCGGCTCACCGAGTTCGAGCTGGACTGGCTGCCGGGCTACGAGGGGTCGACGCCGGTCCGGGTCGGCAACGCGGCGTCCGACCAGTTCCAGCTCGACACGTGGGGCGAGGTGCTGGAGGGTCTGCACCTCGCGCGGACCACCCGCATCGAGACGGACGAGAACGCCTGGGACATGCAGCTCGCCCTGATGGACTTCCTCGAAGGGCACTGGAGCGACCCCGACAACAGCCTGTGGGAGGTGCGCGGGGAGCGGCGCCACTTCGTCCACTCCAAGGTGCTCGCGTGGGCCGGCGTCGACCGCATGGTGCAGGGCGTCGAGCGGTACGGCCTGGAAGGCCCGGTCGACAAGTGGAAGGCGCTGCGCGAGGAGATCCACGCCGACGTGTGCGCCAACGGCTTCGACGCCGACCGGGGCACGTTCACCCAGTTCTACGGCTCGCACGGGCTCGACGCGGCGCTGCTGCTGATCCCGCAGGTCGGGTTCCTGCCGTGGGACGACCCGCGGGTGATCGGCACGGTCGACGGGGTCCAGCGCGAGCTGTACCGGGACGGGTTCGTGCTCCGCTACGACACGGCCGCCGACGGCGGCGGCGTGGACGGGCTGCCCGGCGACGAGGGCGCGTTCCTGGCGTGCACGTTCTGGCTGGCGGACGCGCTGCACGGCATCGGCCGCACCGGGCAGGCGACGGACCTGTTCGAGCGGCTGCTCGGCCTGCGCAACGACCTCGGGCTGCTGAGCGAGGAGTACGACACCCGCGCGGGGCGGCAGATCGGCAACACCCCGCAGGCGTACTCGCACGTCGGGCTCGTCAACACGGCGCGGCGGCTGAGCGGCGCCGACGGGCGCCGGTCCTGA